One region of Etheostoma spectabile isolate EspeVRDwgs_2016 chromosome 21, UIUC_Espe_1.0, whole genome shotgun sequence genomic DNA includes:
- the LOC116671046 gene encoding 39S ribosomal protein L27, mitochondrial, translating into MRSSSFKMAALTSLMLKCRAGVLVPGQTSLIDSVRFASKKAGGSSKNVGGKSPGRRYGFKKQDGNFVHAGNILATQRVMRYQPGAHVGMGTNKTLFALEDGHVRFTKEVYVPPPRSPEATQVITKLPKGTVLYKTFINVLPVKQEGKFKLVDMV; encoded by the exons ATGAGATCGTCATCATTCAAGATGGCAGCGCTGACGTCCTTGATGCTCAAGTGTAGAGCAG GTGTGTTGGTGCCTGGCCAGACCTCTCTGATAGACTCCGTGAGGTTTGCATCTAAGAAGGCGGGCGGCAGCAGTAAGAACGTCGGAGGAAAGAGCCCCGGTCGGAGATATGGCTTCAAGAAACAGGATG GAAACTTTGTCCATGCGGGGAACATCCTGGCAACACAGAGGGTGATGAGGTATCAGCCAGGAGCACAC GTGGGTATGGGAACCAACAAGACACTCTTTGCTCTGGAGGACGGCCACGTCAGGTTCACCAAGGAGGTCTACGTCCCCCCCCCACGCAGCCCCGAGGCCACCCAGGTCATCACCAAGCTGCCAAAGGGAACGGTGCTCTACAAGACCTTCATCAACGTCCTGCCAGTCAAACAGGAGGGCAAGTTCAAACTGGTGGACATGGTCTAA
- the LOC116671039 gene encoding LOW QUALITY PROTEIN: crossover junction endonuclease EME1-like (The sequence of the model RefSeq protein was modified relative to this genomic sequence to represent the inferred CDS: inserted 1 base in 1 codon), with product MCSSSDSTSDLDEELPVFDFLQPGRRLSQAPQSPPEKPAFSPAKGDVDARTRAPDVMMISSDSDDDAPYVPLAQRLKQRQDNVIRASSAVTNGKNAEHSSSSNLASLPLSCQNGFSEIERPLSIHQGISDGPDEMAAFPRRRLLPTHTSPAKRKPAKRTAEETQGSREEVLGRRLARTGQQSNKEVLKQEQERQRAERRALAEAAKALRPEECIKHMVVTVDPALLQLEGGGTLLASVQALGCSCAIXKQPLPRSVSWMRRTPCAQPEEAVCVPEAQVVMQMTVDDFITLIHGHVQEERHGCGPTLTSWVQEQQRRRPGNILSLAVIDLEKYFRSQKSQSQKRFREAVVGEQRGGGNVRRKRKSGVAALRPEVSRVEVEEAVVHLQLHTGVSVRFLSTWKDFTDHITMTTKAVAEAPFKREREETSFSFYLESEWAGGQRVDRAGKGLLQVWKRQIQQLNRVSPDMASAILAAYPSPRRLHQAYGVCETEGERISLLSDLLIRRGEGVTATTRRVGPELSKRLFLMMTSRDPQQTLDATV from the exons ATGTGCAGCTCCAGTGACTCCACCAGCGACCTCGATGAGGAGTTGCCTGTGTTCGACTTCCTCCAGCCGGGTCGACGCCTCAGCCAAGCCCCCCAGAGCCCCCCAGAGAAACCAGCCTTTTCCCCAGCGAAGGGCGATGTGGACGCACGTACACGAGCGCCTGATGTAATGATGATAAGCAGCGATTCTGATGACGATGCACCTTATGTCCCTTTGGCACAGAGACTCAAACAGAGACAAGACAATGTGATTAGGGCCTCCTCCGCTGTCACTAATGGGAAAAATGCTGAGCACTCTTCTTCATCCAACCTGGCCAGTTTGCCGCTCTCTTGCCAGAATGGCTTTTCAGAGATTGAGCGTCCCCTTAGCATCCACCAGGGGATCTCAGATGGCCCAGATGAGATGGCAGCTTTCCCTCGGCGACGGCTGCTTCCCACCCACACCTCTCCTGCCAAGAGGAAACCTGCCAAGCGCACGGCGGAGGAGACCCAGGGCTCCAGGGAGGAGGTTCTGGGGCGGAGGCTGGCCAGGACGGGACAGCAGAGCAACAAGGAGGTGCTGAAGCAGGaacaagagagacagagagcagaaagAAGAGCTCTGGCAGAGGCTGCCAAGGCCTTGAGGCCAGAGGAGTGTATCAAGCACATGGTGGTGACTGTGGACCCAG CCCTCTTACAGCTAGAAGGAGGCGGGACGCTGCTGGCGTCGGTGCAGGCTCTGGGCTGTAGCTGCGCCA GGAAACAGCCCCTCCCACGCAGTGTCAGCTGGATGAGGAGGACTCCCTGTGCACAG CCAGAGGAGGCAGTGTGTGTCCCGGAGGCCCAGGTTGTGATGCAGATGACAGTTGATGACTTCATCACTCTGATCCACGGCCACGTTCAG GAAGAGAGGCATGGCTGCGGTCCGACTCTGACGTCCTGGGTGCAGGAGCAGCAGAGGCGTCGCCCCGGTAACATCCTCAGCCTGGCGGTAATCGACCTAGAGAAATACTTCAG GTCCCAGAAGTCCCAGAGCCAGAAGCGGTTTCGGGAGGCGGTCGTGGGTGAGCAGCGGGGGGGAGGAAACgtgaggaggaaaaggaagagcGGTGTAGCGGCGCTGCGACCCGAGGTGTCCCGGGTGGAAGTAGAGGAG GCAGTGGTGCATCTGCAGCTACACACTGGCGTCTCTGTCCGCTTCCTGTCAACCTGGAAGGACTTCACAGATCACATCACCATGACAACCAAAGCGGTTGCAGAAGCCCCTTTCAA GCGTGAGAGGGAGGAGACGAGCTTCTCCTTCTACCTGGAGAGTGAGTGGGCGGGGGGGCAGCGGGTGGACAGAGCGGGGAAGGGACTGCTGCAGGTGTGGAAGAGACAGATCCAACAGTTGAACAGAGTGAGTCCAGACATGGCCTCCGCCATCCTGGCAGCGTATCCCTCGCCCCGGCGTCTCCATCAG GCGTACGGTGTGTGTGAGACGGAGGGCGAGAGGATCTCGCTGCTGTCGGACCTCCTGATCCGCAGGGGGGAGGGCGTCACCGCCACGACCCGCCGCGTCGGCCCCGAGCTCTCCAAACGCCTCTTCCTCATGATGACCTCGCGTGATCCTCAGCAGACTCTGGACGCCACCGTGTGA